In Oncorhynchus mykiss isolate Arlee chromosome 19, USDA_OmykA_1.1, whole genome shotgun sequence, the sequence TGAACTGGGCATTCCTCCAGAGCCTCCTCAGTGGGGTGAACAAGTACTCCACGGCGTTCGGCCGCGTGTGGCTGTCCGTTGTCTTCCTCTTCAGGGTCATGGTGTTTGTCGTGGCAGCCGAGAATGTGTGGGGCGATGAGCAAAAAGACTTCACGTGCAACACGGCCCAGCCTGGCTGCCACAACGTCTGTTACGACCACTTCTTCCCTGTGTCCCACGTCCGCCTGTGGGCCCTGCAGCTCATCTTCGTCACATGTCCCTCTCTCCTGGTGGTAATGCACGTAGCCTACAGAGATGAACGTGAGCGTAAACACACACTAAAATACGGTGAGGGCTGCCAGAAAATCTACATGAACACCGGTAAGAAGCGTGGAGGGCTGTGGTGGACCTACGTCCTGACCCTGGTCTTCAAGGTGGCTGTGGACGCCACCTTTGTGTATTTAATCTACCATATCTACGAGGGCTATGACTTCCCCTCCCTCATCAAGTGTGAGCAGAAGCCCTGTCCCAACAAGGTGGACTGCTTCATTGCTCGCCCCACTGAGAAGCGGATCTTCACCATCTTCATGGTGGTCACCAGTCTGGCTTGTATCCTGCTCTCCTTCTTGGAGATCCTGTACCTGGTCGGGAAACGCTGTAAAGAGGTCTTCACCCGTATGCACAAGAACTCACCCTCCTCCACCATCCAGCCACGCCAGATGGCCATGGCTACCTCCCTGGTGGTTGGTGGCAAGAATGGAATGCAGTTCAACTCATTAAAGCTGCCCTCAATAAAGCTACCCAGCAAGGATACCTCAGCCCCATCTTATAGCGTTGTTGTGTATGCCTGAGGTAAAGACTGGTCAAAGACATTAGAGACTGAATGAGAGAATGCAAAGAAGACATAAGTATGGAGACAATGGGATATATCTTCCATTTCTCTTCAGGCCCTCACTGGGCTAGAGAGTACCTCACTGCCATTCAAGACTGTCTTCTCATTGCCTGAGCTACAATGGAACTGGATGGCTCTTGACATTCCTGGATAAATTGTTTACCTACCATTCTGTCATTGACCGGGTAATTAAACAAATCaattagtcactttaaataaaatATCCATCATTTACAGAGGAAAGTTTCACGCTAGGGCTGGGAAATGTAATTTATTCTTATGTTATTTGTTCGCTGTCTACCACACCTCACAACTTTACCAGTGCTATTTTTATGAAAGGACTCAACCATTGCCACACTGTGCCCATACCACTGCTGTTCTTATGCCCTCGAGAAGTTGTTTTCCCTGTCTCATCCTTcattacgaatggcaga encodes:
- the LOC110498023 gene encoding gap junction beta-4 protein-like codes for the protein MNWAFLQSLLSGVNKYSTAFGRVWLSVVFLFRVMVFVVAAENVWGDEQKDFTCNTAQPGCHNVCYDHFFPVSHVRLWALQLIFVTCPSLLVVMHVAYRDERERKHTLKYGEGCQKIYMNTGKKRGGLWWTYVLTLVFKVAVDATFVYLIYHIYEGYDFPSLIKCEQKPCPNKVDCFIARPTEKRIFTIFMVVTSLACILLSFLEILYLVGKRCKEVFTRMHKNSPSSTIQPRQMAMATSLVVGGKNGMQFNSLKLPSIKLPSKDTSAPSYSVVVYA